In Brassica napus cultivar Da-Ae chromosome C2, Da-Ae, whole genome shotgun sequence, the sequence ACTTTGTGGCCAATGTTTCTCATATCCATCAACTGGTCCATGACAATTTGAAGATCACGTCTGCAAAGTATAAGGAAGCTGCAGATCGTCATCGTCGTGACATTCAATTCAACGTTGGCGATAAGGTTTGGGCTATCTTAACAAAAGAACGCTTTCCACCTCATGAATACAACAAGTTGAAGGCACGTAAGATTGGTCCATTGGAGATTTTGGAGAAGATAAATGCCAACGCATATCGTTTGATGTTACCAGCGAATATAAGGTGTTCTGATGTCTTTAATGTGAAACATTTGGTTCCCTATGTGCCGCAGGATGAGCCCGAAGATTCGAGGGCGAATCTTTTCTTACCCCGGGGGATCTGATGCAGCGTCATCCTACTTCTTCTTGGTTTTGGTGTTTACtctattttcctttttcttaaagTTTACTTATTTGTTTCGAGCTTTATCTCCTTTTCTTGTCATAGAAGATAAGGAAAACTTATGATCCTTATTCTTTAGggttttacttattatttactatatatatctatgtcttAGGTGTTGTAAGGGCACGacttatttgattaataaacaGAGCTTTTATAAACTCTAATCCTTGTTCTTGGATAGAGCTTGACTCTCAACGATCTCAAGAAAACACGTTTCCTAGGTATTCTCAGAATCAATAGGCTACTTGCGTTATAAGTAACCTCAGGTTACACCACACACAAAGAAGGTCAAAGACCATTATTGTCTTCTCTATATCACCGTATGTGTTTACCGGTCCCGTAACTAAACTTTGACATTGGAAGTTTTCTTATTGTTCATCTATTTTCCTTTTATGTGAATGTGAATTTTTTCCTGCAGAAGAAATTAAGTTTAGTTACAAAAGTGCCTTTTGGTGGCTAAAACATCTTTGTCGGCGCCGAATTACAATTTCATTTAtatgaatgaaaagaaaaagatgataCATCTCGACCAACACGCCAATATCCCTTtccatatatttaattttcatctTCTTAAGATCACTTTCATGTGCCATTGCCTATTCAAACTCTATACGctatactatatataagttaATAACCAAACTCGTTTTCATGACGTATAGTCTTCATTACTTGGTAATATTCATATTGTCTTTGTAACCAAGAGAGACAACATGGTCATTGTATATATCTGATTCTATACCTAATGCTAGAAGCTTCTTCGTATCATCTTGTTAAAGACAAACTAGACCGAGGATGTGAAACTGATTGAGAGAGAAATTCAAGTGGAAAGcaaaattaacaaatataaaCATCTAATATATACACCTTCAAAAGCTCCACAGAAGACCACCATTTACTATAAGAAATTACATTCAGTTTGTGGCTTATAGAAAaggtaattaattaataatatgtaaCAACGTACGGTATATATAGAAGCTAACGAATTCATTCACACAAATCGTCACTACTGTCAAAGTCAAAATTTGAATCCAAATGAGTAAAAAGATATACTTGCTTTAAAGAAAACTGTAATGGACGTTAAACTAATTAAACTAAACCCACTTTGCAAAATTCTACAATAAAGCATTAATCATTTAAGTCTGAACGGACAAAGAGTTGTTATATTTTAGTGATTTCAATAATATATGGAATAACTGCAATTTGTGGAAAATAACTTAAGAACGTCCACCAAAaagatacaaacaaaaaaaaccatGCAACAAGGAAACTACATATATGTTAGTCCATTCTTTACGTCAATTCTCTTTAAAGCAAACTCTTCGCTCCTCAATTTCTATTTTACTCTGCCTAAACACTTCCCCTCTTCAGTCACCATCAGATCAAACATGCTGAAAACAACCACAACGGCGACCTTTCTCTGTTTCGTTCTCGCCACCGTGGTTCTGATGAACCCAACTTCCTCCACCGCCACATACAGCCCAACTTCCTCCGCCTCCACAGACACGTTCATATTGGCAAAGTGTTCTCCGGAAAAGTTCTCTCCTGGCTCAGCCTACGAGACCAACCTCAACTCCCTCCTCTCTTCCCTCGTTAGCTCCACCGTCGCCAGCCGCTACAATAACCTCACCGTTCCCTCCGGCACCGGAACAAAATCCGAACCGGCCGTTGTATATGGTCTTTTCCAGTGCAGCGTTGACCTAGACGCAACTTCTTGCTCATCGTGCGTATCACGTGCCACAGCACTGGTCGGAAACACATGTCCCAACTCGTACTCAGTGTTCTTGGAGATGCAAAGTTGTCTGGTCCGGTTCGACAAGAGCTCGTTCTTTGGCGTTCAGGACAAAACAGAGATGCTCAAGAAATGTGGACAGCCGATGG encodes:
- the LOC106353784 gene encoding plasmodesmata-located protein 5-like isoform X1 encodes the protein MLKTTTTATFLCFVLATVVLMNPTSSTATYSPTSSASTDTFILAKCSPEKFSPGSAYETNLNSLLSSLVSSTVASRYNNLTVPSGTGTKSEPAVVYGLFQCSVDLDATSCSSCVSRATALVGNTCPNSYSVFLEMQSCLVRFDKSSFFGVQDKTEMLKKCGQPMGNNDQDALTRVSDVMGSLSSGSGSDRSGGNGDVRGMAQCMGDLSPAQCQDCLTDAIGRLSSDCGMSQGGYVYLSKCYARFSYGGSHARQTPNSNFAGGDKDDKNNDGIGKTLAIIIGIITLVILLVVFLAFLGKQLRKLQDEKCCK
- the LOC106353784 gene encoding plasmodesmata-located protein 5-like isoform X2, yielding MLKTTTTATFLCFVLATVVLMNPTSSTATYSPTSSASTDTFILAKCSPEKFSPGSAYETNLNSLLSSLVSSTVASRYNNLTVPSGTGTKSEPAVVYGLFQCSVDLDATSCSSCVSRATALVGNTCPNSYSVFLEMQSCLVRFDKSSFFGVQDKTEMLKKCGQPMGNNDQDALTRVSDVMGSLSSGSGSDRSGGNGDVRGMAQCMGDLSPAQCQDCLTDAIGRLSSDCGMSQGGYVYLSKCYARFSYGGSHARQTPNSNFGGDKDDKNNDGIGKTLAIIIGIITLVILLVVFLAFLGKQLRKLQDEKCCK